The following coding sequences are from one Rhodobiaceae bacterium window:
- the guaA gene encoding GMP synthase (glutamine-hydrolyzing) — MTDRILIIDFGSQVTQLIARRVRESGVYSEIVPFNSAAKVLEAFDPKAIILSGGPASVTGTDTPRAPEAVFTAGVPVLGICYGEQTMCAQLGGRVEAHDHQEFGRADIEIVEDCALFEGVLKPGDEEQVWMSHGDRVVELPEGFKTVAVSEGAPYAAIADEARKFYAVQFHPEVVHTPRGADLLKNFTHKIAGCQGDWTMAAFKETEIAKVREQVGSGRVICGLSGGVDSSVVAVLLHEAIGDQLQCVFVDTGVMRAGEADEVVNLFRDHYNIPLVHADASDLFLGKLEGVSDPEKKRKIIGSTFIDVFDEEAKKIGGADFLAQGTLYPDVIESVSFTGGPSVTIKSHHNVGGLPERMNMKLVEPLRELFKDEVRVLGRELGLPETFVGRHPFPGPGLAIRIPGEITREKVDILQKADAVYLDEIRKAGLYDEIWQAFAVLLPVRSVGVMGDSRTYDYVCALRAVTSTDGMTADYYPFEHSFLGRVSTRIINEVRGINRVVYDVTSKPPGTIEWE, encoded by the coding sequence ATGACCGACCGTATTCTGATTATTGATTTTGGCAGCCAGGTAACACAGCTCATCGCCCGCCGCGTGCGAGAAAGCGGCGTCTATAGTGAGATCGTTCCCTTCAACTCAGCGGCGAAGGTCCTTGAGGCCTTTGACCCAAAGGCAATTATTCTGTCGGGCGGACCTGCAAGCGTAACCGGTACAGATACACCGCGGGCGCCGGAGGCTGTGTTCACGGCGGGTGTGCCGGTCCTCGGCATTTGCTACGGAGAGCAGACAATGTGTGCCCAGCTTGGCGGGCGCGTCGAGGCCCATGACCATCAGGAATTCGGGCGTGCCGACATTGAAATAGTCGAAGACTGCGCGCTCTTTGAAGGGGTGCTGAAACCTGGCGACGAAGAACAGGTCTGGATGAGTCATGGCGACCGGGTGGTTGAACTTCCCGAAGGGTTTAAAACCGTCGCTGTCTCTGAAGGCGCACCCTATGCAGCCATTGCGGACGAAGCGCGGAAATTCTACGCGGTTCAGTTCCACCCTGAAGTCGTACACACACCACGTGGCGCGGACCTTCTAAAGAACTTCACCCACAAGATTGCGGGCTGCCAGGGCGACTGGACCATGGCGGCGTTCAAGGAAACCGAAATCGCCAAGGTGCGTGAACAGGTCGGTTCAGGCCGCGTCATTTGCGGTCTTTCCGGCGGTGTGGATTCTTCTGTTGTGGCAGTGCTGCTTCATGAAGCCATTGGCGATCAGCTGCAATGCGTCTTTGTGGACACCGGCGTCATGCGAGCAGGGGAGGCGGACGAAGTCGTCAATCTCTTCCGCGACCATTACAACATTCCGTTGGTCCATGCAGATGCAAGCGACCTCTTCCTCGGCAAGCTGGAAGGTGTCTCCGATCCGGAGAAGAAGCGGAAGATTATTGGCTCGACCTTCATCGATGTTTTTGACGAAGAAGCGAAGAAAATTGGTGGCGCAGACTTCCTTGCCCAGGGCACGCTCTATCCGGATGTGATTGAAAGCGTCTCCTTCACCGGCGGTCCCAGTGTGACCATCAAGAGTCACCACAATGTGGGCGGCCTGCCGGAACGCATGAACATGAAACTTGTGGAACCGCTGCGCGAGCTCTTTAAAGATGAAGTGCGCGTATTGGGACGTGAGCTCGGCCTGCCCGAGACATTTGTCGGGCGTCATCCGTTCCCGGGACCTGGTCTCGCAATCCGTATTCCAGGCGAAATCACCCGCGAGAAAGTGGATATCCTGCAAAAGGCCGATGCGGTCTATCTGGATGAGATCCGCAAAGCTGGGCTCTATGATGAGATCTGGCAGGCATTTGCCGTCTTACTGCCCGTGCGTTCCGTGGGCGTCATGGGGGACAGCCGGACCTATGATTATGTCTGTGCACTCCGCGCCGTCACCTCAACCGACGGCATGACGGCTGACTATTATCCGTTTGAGCATTCTTTCCTGGGGCGCGTCTCGACACGGATCATCAATGAAGTCCGCGGCATCAATCGCGTCGTATATGACGTGACCTCCAAACCACCCGGGACCATTGAGTGGGAATGA
- the dmlR gene encoding HTH-type transcriptional regulator DmlR, with protein MDSIGELAVFVEVVRSGSFVGASRELGVTPSGVSRKINRFEDRLGVRLFNRTTRSISLTEAGEVLFEQSEQILDSIKAAEDIAMDLSGKPRGQLRVAASAALSVGVIMPFLKTFSEKFGDIVTTTVQADGSIDIMSDRVDVALAFERPSESSFIIRKMIDDPWIVCAAPDYLKRFGKPETPDDLKNHRCLTINAGDRTTDRWEFDIDDKTESFAVESAHSGIGLALREAALQGVGIVRLAHFLVCQDVLDGRLVPLLSQYAPACERAIYAVYADRKYLPSKVRVFVDELQEHMSETMIQPFPRGMVPEV; from the coding sequence ATGGATTCTATTGGCGAACTAGCCGTATTTGTCGAAGTGGTGCGCAGTGGCAGCTTTGTCGGCGCATCTCGTGAGCTTGGCGTCACGCCGTCTGGTGTGAGCCGGAAAATCAATCGATTTGAAGACAGGCTGGGTGTTCGATTATTCAACCGAACGACGCGGTCGATCTCCTTAACCGAAGCCGGCGAAGTTTTGTTCGAGCAAAGTGAACAGATCCTAGACTCGATCAAAGCTGCTGAAGACATAGCGATGGACCTGAGCGGCAAGCCACGCGGCCAATTGCGAGTCGCCGCATCTGCTGCTTTATCTGTTGGGGTGATTATGCCCTTCCTGAAGACGTTCAGCGAAAAATTCGGTGACATCGTCACCACGACGGTTCAGGCAGATGGCAGCATCGATATCATGTCGGATCGCGTTGATGTCGCACTCGCCTTTGAGCGTCCATCGGAATCCTCCTTCATCATTCGCAAGATGATTGACGACCCCTGGATCGTCTGCGCGGCGCCGGATTATCTGAAACGGTTTGGCAAACCTGAAACACCTGATGACCTAAAAAACCACCGATGCCTAACTATAAATGCTGGTGACCGCACGACAGACCGCTGGGAATTCGACATCGACGATAAAACGGAATCCTTTGCGGTCGAAAGTGCGCATTCAGGTATTGGACTGGCGTTGAGGGAGGCAGCCCTACAGGGCGTCGGCATCGTAAGGCTCGCGCACTTTCTTGTCTGTCAGGATGTGCTGGACGGTCGGCTTGTCCCCCTACTCTCCCAATACGCACCAGCCTGTGAGCGCGCGATCTATGCCGTTTACGCCGACCGCAAGTATCTTCCCTCCAAGGTTCGAGTTTTTGTTGACGAGCTTCAAGAGCATATGTCCGAAACCATGATCCAGCCATTCCCCAGAGGAATGGTGCCCGAGGTTTAG
- the yecD gene encoding isochorismatase family protein YecD: protein MKQFMHRITRGANHALVLAVSILALVTYVSGPASADEKSRAATAHLPPVNDGLPDPGFEIEQGKTALVITDPQNDFLSEDGVAWAVVGESVHANGVVENLEALMKTADDEGMPMFISPHYYFPTDHKWQHEGALEVVMHTIRMFDRPGQLTVEGFEGSGSDWLEQYKPYINNGKTVVTSPHKIYGPETNDLVLQLRKAGISKIILAGMSANLCTESHMRELAEQGFEIMVVTDATAGAITPFYNGYNAALTNFRMIASDIDNTENTVAAIKAAY from the coding sequence ATGAAACAATTCATGCACAGAATTACCAGGGGCGCAAATCACGCCCTGGTCCTCGCGGTGAGTATTCTTGCGCTCGTCACCTATGTCAGCGGTCCGGCCAGTGCTGATGAAAAATCCCGGGCGGCAACCGCTCATCTACCGCCGGTCAATGACGGTCTGCCGGACCCAGGTTTCGAGATTGAGCAGGGCAAGACGGCACTCGTCATTACCGATCCGCAAAATGATTTTCTATCTGAAGATGGTGTCGCCTGGGCGGTGGTCGGCGAGAGTGTTCATGCCAACGGTGTTGTTGAGAACCTCGAGGCGTTGATGAAAACGGCGGACGACGAAGGAATGCCGATGTTCATTTCACCGCACTACTATTTTCCGACCGATCACAAATGGCAGCACGAAGGAGCGCTTGAAGTGGTGATGCACACTATCAGGATGTTTGATCGTCCGGGTCAGTTGACCGTTGAGGGGTTTGAAGGGTCTGGTTCTGATTGGCTGGAGCAGTACAAGCCATATATCAATAACGGCAAGACCGTGGTCACAAGCCCCCACAAAATCTATGGACCGGAAACGAACGACCTGGTCTTGCAACTCCGCAAAGCAGGTATCTCCAAGATCATCCTTGCGGGGATGTCAGCCAACTTGTGCACCGAGTCTCATATGCGCGAACTCGCCGAACAAGGGTTCGAAATCATGGTCGTTACAGACGCGACAGCAGGCGCGATCACGCCGTTCTACAATGGCTACAATGCAGCTCTCACCAATTTCCGGATGATCGCGAGCGACATCGACAATACAGAGAACACCGTCGCAGCCATCAAGGCCGCCTATTAG
- the azoR1 gene encoding FMN-dependent NADH-azoreductase 1, with protein sequence MSTLLRIDASARHTRSLTRMMSDHFLQTSHRTAADIRVIERDVGLHPPAPISGCWIDAAFTPADQRTTEQRAQLETSDRLIDEVERSDVILMATPMYNYGLPASLKAWVDQIVRVGKTFTFDLSRGDRPLEPIFSGKTLVLLTAAGEFGFGPGGINADADHLVPHIRTISKYLGTDSLHHIGIEYQEFADERFERSKADAMTRVEKLAAKLADRSVTHQTVS encoded by the coding sequence ATGTCCACACTTCTTCGTATCGATGCGAGCGCCCGGCATACGCGGTCTCTCACCCGCATGATGAGCGATCATTTTCTCCAAACTTCGCATCGGACCGCTGCCGATATTAGGGTGATTGAGCGCGACGTGGGCTTGCATCCCCCTGCGCCGATCTCTGGGTGCTGGATTGATGCCGCTTTCACCCCTGCTGATCAGCGGACGACAGAACAGAGAGCGCAGTTGGAAACCTCTGACCGGCTTATTGATGAGGTAGAAAGATCCGACGTCATCCTGATGGCGACGCCCATGTACAATTATGGCCTGCCTGCGTCTCTGAAAGCCTGGGTGGATCAAATTGTGCGGGTTGGCAAAACCTTTACCTTCGATCTGTCACGGGGTGATCGACCGCTGGAGCCGATTTTCAGCGGCAAGACCCTCGTTCTGCTGACCGCAGCGGGAGAATTTGGCTTTGGCCCAGGCGGCATTAACGCCGATGCTGATCATCTCGTTCCCCATATACGCACAATCTCAAAGTATCTTGGCACCGATAGCCTGCACCACATTGGAATTGAGTATCAGGAGTTTGCTGACGAACGATTTGAAAGGTCAAAGGCGGATGCAATGACCCGCGTCGAAAAGTTGGCGGCGAAACTTGCGGACCGTAGCGTGACTCATCAGACGGTCAGTTAG
- the perR gene encoding HTH-type transcriptional regulator PerR encodes MSLPSLAALRAFDAAARLGSFKAAADALNVSATAISHHIRGLEAQTGVVLFLRGTRQVSLTDEGRQLSEATDFAFSRIEATLDALCVAENTLTISTTPAFASLWLAPRIQSFEEQHPSIHIRTVSSTGVVDLQRDRTIDIAIRYGGNERSRDDFLVVRESVGAFGSPDYIERLEDLPQAEFINTAWMSKDLKHISWTDWFAVAEYESTKDTKVREFLQEQEVLQAGLAGQGLILLSNVLAGDMVARGWLLPYRPDIRLEGLVYRVIAGPQKSDSKNLKAFMAWLTKEMDSPEMTLEAVAF; translated from the coding sequence ATGTCCTTGCCATCATTGGCCGCACTTAGAGCGTTTGACGCCGCGGCGCGACTCGGGAGCTTCAAGGCCGCAGCTGACGCGTTGAATGTATCAGCGACCGCAATTTCTCATCACATACGCGGACTGGAAGCGCAAACGGGGGTAGTGCTGTTCCTGAGAGGGACACGTCAGGTTTCATTGACCGATGAAGGGCGCCAACTCTCTGAGGCTACGGATTTCGCATTCTCCCGGATCGAAGCGACGCTCGACGCACTTTGCGTCGCCGAGAACACGCTAACCATTTCAACCACACCGGCCTTTGCATCGCTTTGGCTGGCACCGCGTATTCAGTCGTTCGAAGAGCAGCATCCATCAATCCATATACGGACGGTGTCCTCGACGGGCGTCGTGGATTTGCAGCGGGACCGGACGATTGATATCGCTATTCGATATGGAGGCAATGAGCGTTCGAGGGACGACTTCCTGGTCGTGAGAGAAAGCGTCGGTGCGTTTGGCTCCCCAGATTACATAGAGCGTTTAGAAGATCTACCTCAGGCAGAGTTCATCAATACGGCCTGGATGTCGAAGGACCTGAAACACATCAGCTGGACGGATTGGTTTGCTGTCGCAGAGTATGAGTCGACCAAAGATACGAAGGTTCGAGAGTTCTTACAGGAGCAGGAAGTGCTTCAGGCAGGCTTGGCTGGACAGGGCCTTATACTCCTAAGCAATGTCTTGGCTGGGGATATGGTGGCGCGGGGCTGGTTGCTGCCCTATCGTCCAGACATACGTCTTGAGGGATTGGTCTACCGTGTCATTGCAGGTCCACAAAAATCCGACTCGAAAAACCTAAAAGCCTTCATGGCATGGCTCACAAAGGAAATGGATTCGCCTGAGATGACATTGGAAGCGGTTGCTTTCTGA
- a CDS encoding cytochrome c-555 — protein sequence MKTVLSGLLILGLTTTSSVANAAGPRSGEDIYASKCIGCHVSGAGGAQKLGDKAAWAPVIAKGIDVLYTSTISGIQWNASKRLVL from the coding sequence ATGAAGACTGTTCTTTCAGGTCTTTTGATTTTGGGTTTGACGACAACAAGTTCTGTCGCGAACGCAGCTGGTCCACGCTCTGGCGAAGACATCTATGCCTCTAAATGCATTGGTTGTCATGTATCGGGAGCCGGTGGCGCTCAAAAGCTCGGGGATAAGGCTGCCTGGGCGCCTGTAATCGCCAAAGGCATTGATGTTTTGTACACGAGCACCATTAGCGGCATTCAATGGAATGCCAGCAAAAGGCTTGTGCTTTGA
- the yjiB gene encoding putative cytochrome P450 YjiB — protein MRASEIAADLARLTAPSTIADPYPLYARLRPVCPVKGYADYPPGTVPGQDEPVSAWILLSYDHVAAAARDHRTFSSRDPLQEASSAPTLMLVNHDNPEHDRLRGIVNLAFSRKRMEAEAPAVRAIVEELLSELGPQDVDVMDKVASVLPARVMVHLLGLPAADADRFRHWATAFMLSADLTAEQRQASNEELAAYFVEKVSAMASAIAAGEAVPDCLMRALLEAEADGEKLSVEEVIRFCITLVVAGAETTTFLIGNLLYNLATMKPVHQRLKGHPTLLVPFIDETLRHSGPPQRLFRIATEDVRVGDADIKKGDWVALFFAAANHDPSVFPDPDRFDMDRSNLNKQLTLGVGIHHCLGSALAKLEARVLLEGVLARGDEVLFGGSFPVPQTASLLNHGFERLVLRFVRNAAVAA, from the coding sequence ATGAGAGCATCCGAAATCGCAGCTGATTTGGCGCGTCTTACCGCGCCGTCAACCATCGCAGACCCTTACCCACTTTATGCGCGATTGAGACCGGTGTGTCCGGTAAAGGGGTATGCGGATTACCCACCTGGAACTGTGCCCGGCCAGGATGAGCCGGTGTCAGCTTGGATCCTCCTTTCCTACGATCATGTAGCCGCTGCCGCGCGCGACCATCGTACGTTCTCTTCGCGAGATCCGTTGCAAGAGGCTTCTTCAGCACCGACCCTCATGTTGGTTAATCATGACAATCCAGAGCATGACCGACTGCGGGGGATCGTTAATCTGGCGTTTTCACGCAAACGGATGGAGGCAGAAGCACCTGCAGTTCGAGCAATTGTGGAAGAGCTATTGAGCGAGTTGGGCCCACAAGATGTCGATGTGATGGACAAAGTGGCATCAGTCCTGCCAGCACGTGTGATGGTGCACCTGCTTGGGTTGCCAGCTGCAGATGCGGATCGATTTCGTCACTGGGCGACCGCTTTTATGCTGTCAGCCGATTTGACCGCAGAACAGCGTCAGGCAAGCAATGAGGAGCTTGCGGCCTATTTTGTTGAAAAAGTCTCTGCCATGGCCAGCGCCATAGCAGCCGGAGAGGCTGTGCCCGATTGTTTAATGCGCGCACTCCTTGAGGCAGAAGCAGACGGAGAGAAACTCTCAGTAGAAGAGGTTATCCGGTTCTGCATCACCTTGGTTGTTGCAGGCGCTGAAACCACAACCTTTTTGATCGGCAATCTGCTCTACAATCTGGCGACGATGAAGCCCGTACACCAACGGTTGAAAGGCCATCCAACGCTTCTGGTTCCTTTCATCGATGAAACCCTGAGGCATTCCGGACCGCCGCAACGTCTTTTCCGGATCGCGACAGAGGACGTACGGGTCGGCGATGCCGATATCAAAAAGGGTGATTGGGTAGCGCTCTTCTTTGCCGCTGCCAATCACGATCCGTCCGTCTTTCCAGACCCTGATCGGTTCGACATGGACCGATCCAACCTCAACAAGCAGCTAACTCTGGGTGTCGGCATTCACCACTGTCTGGGGTCAGCGCTGGCGAAGCTGGAGGCGCGGGTATTGTTAGAGGGTGTTTTGGCTCGCGGTGATGAAGTCCTGTTCGGTGGGTCCTTTCCTGTGCCGCAGACAGCGAGCCTTCTAAATCATGGATTTGAGCGATTGGTTCTACGGTTCGTCCGCAATGCAGCGGTGGCCGCGTGA
- a CDS encoding SnoaL-like domain protein, whose translation MDKDLNIAQTQKLFEAFGAGDVPRILEFVNDDILIEFYGPEDIIPYAGTYKGRDEARSFFETVLSSVDIHVFEPEEFLADKDKVIVTGHLHLTPKATAGTIKSDFVHVITMTGGKWSRFRDFMNTAVAVEAFSR comes from the coding sequence ATGGATAAAGATCTGAATATTGCCCAGACACAAAAACTCTTTGAAGCCTTTGGCGCAGGAGATGTTCCTCGCATACTCGAATTTGTGAATGACGATATCCTGATCGAGTTTTACGGTCCTGAAGACATCATTCCCTATGCAGGGACCTATAAGGGACGAGATGAAGCCAGATCCTTCTTTGAGACGGTTCTCTCTTCAGTGGATATTCACGTGTTTGAACCGGAAGAGTTCCTGGCAGACAAGGACAAGGTGATTGTTACCGGACATCTGCACCTCACGCCAAAAGCGACAGCGGGCACCATCAAGTCGGATTTTGTTCACGTGATTACGATGACGGGCGGCAAGTGGTCGCGTTTTCGCGATTTCATGAACACCGCCGTGGCCGTAGAAGCATTTTCCCGCTGA
- a CDS encoding lipoprotein NlpI, which translates to MRGMQGLAIVGALLGSISAVQANGVEDNNNCYEQFRGGDMKLAIYYCSRAIQSGDLERGDMVVALLNRGVAYKNTGNLEMAVVDYSSALELSPGDALLFSNRANAYRELNRPVEAMSDINQSIELNPENPAAFYVRGLLFEAMGDAENARRDFLRAHEISPDDKEFRERAEALGPSGQ; encoded by the coding sequence ATGCGTGGAATGCAAGGTTTGGCGATTGTTGGAGCGCTGCTTGGCTCAATAAGCGCCGTTCAGGCCAACGGTGTTGAAGACAACAATAATTGCTACGAGCAGTTCCGCGGCGGCGACATGAAGCTCGCCATTTATTATTGCAGCAGAGCTATTCAATCTGGTGACCTGGAGCGGGGCGACATGGTGGTCGCACTCCTCAATCGCGGGGTTGCCTATAAAAACACCGGCAATCTGGAAATGGCTGTTGTGGATTACTCGTCCGCGCTGGAACTGTCGCCCGGCGATGCACTGCTCTTTTCAAATCGCGCCAATGCCTACCGCGAGTTGAATAGGCCCGTAGAAGCGATGAGCGATATCAATCAGTCAATCGAGCTAAACCCAGAGAACCCGGCAGCCTTCTATGTTCGCGGTCTCTTGTTCGAGGCGATGGGCGATGCGGAGAACGCACGCCGTGATTTCTTGCGTGCGCACGAAATCAGCCCTGACGACAAAGAATTCCGCGAACGTGCTGAAGCGTTGGGGCCGAGCGGGCAATAG
- the gdhI gene encoding glucose 1-dehydrogenase 1, which yields MVKANNSCEGKVAIVTGASSGIGRATALRLASEGAAVVAGARRQVELDSLVSEIESDGGRAVAVAGDAREEAFSRDLVECARLDFGGLDIAINGAGTLGPMGPVIDLGADQWDEVLATNLTSAFLGAKHQIPAMLERGAGSIVFVSSFVGYTAAMPGVAAYAASKSGMIGLMKSLAVEYGAQGIRSNALLPGGTQTAMADVMANTDEMREFVREMHALKRIAEPREQADAALFLASDASSFVTGTAMLVDGGVSISKT from the coding sequence ATGGTGAAAGCAAACAATTCATGTGAGGGCAAAGTCGCCATTGTGACCGGAGCAAGTTCCGGCATTGGACGTGCGACAGCACTGAGGCTCGCATCAGAAGGAGCTGCTGTGGTTGCTGGCGCAAGACGCCAGGTCGAACTCGACAGTTTGGTTTCCGAGATTGAATCAGATGGGGGCAGGGCAGTCGCGGTCGCTGGAGATGCACGTGAGGAGGCATTTTCGCGTGACCTGGTGGAATGCGCCCGTTTGGACTTTGGTGGTTTGGACATCGCCATAAATGGTGCCGGAACGCTCGGTCCCATGGGTCCGGTGATCGATTTGGGCGCTGATCAATGGGACGAGGTCTTAGCGACAAACCTCACCAGCGCTTTCCTCGGGGCCAAACATCAAATCCCGGCAATGCTCGAACGGGGTGCGGGGTCAATCGTCTTTGTGAGTTCTTTTGTCGGCTACACCGCCGCAATGCCCGGTGTTGCGGCCTACGCCGCGAGCAAGTCTGGGATGATAGGCCTGATGAAATCCCTTGCGGTTGAGTATGGCGCACAGGGCATTCGTTCCAATGCCTTGCTTCCTGGTGGCACTCAAACGGCGATGGCGGACGTCATGGCCAACACGGACGAGATGCGTGAATTTGTTCGAGAGATGCATGCGCTGAAGCGCATCGCGGAACCTCGCGAGCAGGCAGACGCTGCTCTTTTCCTGGCCTCTGATGCTTCATCCTTTGTGACCGGTACGGCAATGTTGGTGGATGGGGGTGTCTCAATCAGCAAAACATGA
- the panB gene encoding 3-methyl-2-oxobutanoate hydroxymethyltransferase → MSVHTKIKRITVPEIMARKGNTPIVSLTAYHAHTARYIDPYVDFLLVGDSLGMVMYGMENTLGVTIDMMIAHGAAVVRGTERALVVVDMPFGSYEESPEIAFRNACRIIKETGCTAVKLEGGARMGPTIKYLSERGIPVMAHIGLTPQSTNVMGGFKTQGRVEEDWAEIENDALVISESGAFAVVLEGMAEPLAAKISGQISIPSIGIGASAACDGQILVLEDMLGLSPKPPKFVKEFATLGAAIAGAAEAYADEVRGRAFPAKEHTYAMKKVD, encoded by the coding sequence ATGTCGGTTCACACCAAGATCAAGCGAATTACCGTTCCAGAAATCATGGCACGTAAGGGCAATACCCCCATCGTGTCGTTAACCGCATATCACGCGCACACCGCGCGCTACATTGATCCTTATGTCGACTTCCTGTTGGTCGGGGATAGTCTCGGCATGGTCATGTACGGCATGGAAAACACGCTGGGTGTGACCATCGACATGATGATCGCCCATGGTGCTGCCGTTGTCCGCGGGACCGAGCGGGCCTTGGTCGTAGTGGATATGCCATTTGGCTCTTATGAAGAATCGCCGGAAATCGCCTTCCGGAATGCTTGTCGGATTATCAAGGAGACGGGCTGCACCGCTGTGAAGCTTGAAGGCGGGGCGCGTATGGGCCCCACCATTAAATATCTGAGCGAGCGGGGCATCCCTGTGATGGCTCATATCGGCCTCACGCCTCAGAGCACCAATGTGATGGGTGGTTTTAAAACACAAGGCCGGGTTGAGGAAGACTGGGCTGAAATTGAGAACGACGCCCTCGTTATCTCGGAATCCGGTGCGTTTGCCGTTGTGCTTGAAGGGATGGCAGAGCCACTCGCCGCGAAAATTTCGGGACAGATCAGCATTCCCTCCATCGGTATTGGTGCGTCTGCTGCCTGCGATGGCCAGATTCTGGTGCTCGAAGACATGCTGGGCCTCTCTCCCAAGCCGCCGAAGTTCGTTAAGGAGTTCGCGACCCTCGGCGCGGCAATTGCCGGAGCTGCAGAAGCCTACGCAGATGAAGTACGTGGTCGGGCGTTTCCAGCCAAAGAGCATACGTATGCCATGAAGAAGGTCGATTGA
- a CDS encoding tetratricopeptide repeat-like domain protein: MADIFREVEEDIRRDRLQQLWDKYGIYLIGFVVGIIALTSLIVGWRAYSQSQAEEASKAFVSAIAEANQDGADAAGIFNSLADRSPSGYAALARLRAAGALADAGEVDPAIAAYDAVAADSGADDILRDLAKVKSGTLLVGRTSFDDLAIRLVPLAGNGEPWRNPAREALGMAAFAEQKYAQAQSFFQSIVGDQTATPGVRDRAHVMLALIAPHVPTVETTPLEASDNVPEDDASANSAEPAGEAQ, translated from the coding sequence TTGGCCGACATTTTTCGCGAAGTCGAAGAAGACATTCGCCGCGACCGTCTACAGCAGCTTTGGGACAAATACGGTATCTATCTGATCGGGTTTGTGGTTGGCATAATTGCCCTCACCAGTCTGATCGTTGGGTGGCGTGCCTATTCGCAGTCGCAGGCTGAAGAAGCCTCAAAGGCATTTGTATCTGCGATCGCAGAGGCGAACCAGGATGGTGCGGACGCAGCAGGTATTTTCAACAGTTTGGCAGACCGGTCACCGAGCGGATATGCAGCACTTGCCCGGCTAAGAGCGGCGGGCGCGCTCGCAGATGCTGGAGAGGTTGATCCAGCAATTGCCGCTTATGATGCGGTAGCGGCAGATAGCGGCGCAGATGACATATTGAGAGACCTTGCAAAGGTCAAATCAGGCACCTTGTTGGTCGGCCGGACAAGTTTTGATGATCTGGCGATCCGTCTGGTACCGCTGGCTGGCAACGGCGAGCCATGGCGTAACCCTGCGAGAGAGGCCTTGGGCATGGCAGCTTTTGCGGAGCAGAAATATGCTCAGGCGCAAAGCTTTTTTCAGAGCATTGTGGGCGATCAAACAGCGACACCAGGTGTCAGAGATCGGGCTCACGTAATGCTTGCCCTCATAGCACCCCATGTGCCTACGGTAGAAACCACTCCATTGGAGGCCTCTGACAACGTCCCAGAGGATGATGCATCAGCTAACTCAGCAGAACCAGCAGGAGAAGCGCAATGA